The genomic interval GACGGAGAGAAAGTTATTAAATGTAGAGGATTGATACGTAAACAATCCATACCCTTTAAGCCTATGTTTGGAAACAGGGTGGATCTGCAAATCTCATATTCCAATGcatggtcaccacaaaaatcacAAAGCTACAAAATGAAGCTTCAGTTCTATGTGTGGTCTCGCCATGGAAATAAATATGCGCTAAATCGTTCATGATTTTATGTGTATAAAAGAGTTAAGTGAATTTGCATTTCCATACACTATTTAGATGTTGTTAGATATGTTTAAAACACCTATAGAGTTCTTAAAACTAGGCCAGATTCAAGGAtgccattaaaaaaaattgaaattgaaagaagTAAAAACGTTTGCAACATTTTTTTAgtgtttattattgttttttccttctaaattttCCACTCAAGTCCAAATATTACAACGAcgttacaaacttctaacagCGCAGCAATAAGAAGTGTATGTTCGATTTTGAAGTTAACAAAGTATGTTTAGAACAAAAATACTTTTCAATAGGAAAATTGACTTTGACTTTGATGTTTGTTGTAGTACTTAAGTTTGTAGAGAGGTTTCATATCATTTTATGTTTGTTAGTCGAACCAAATTTGGCTTCAAACTTGCCTTGGCATGGAAACAATGTCtcttatacttttttatttccCTTTTCTATTTCAGAGGTTTCACATATTTCTTATATTAAAGTTTaatgtttgtgtaatttttAGTAActgcatattaaaaaatacttatgataattatcatataaataaattacattttcTCAAACATCTGTTTGAAAAAAGTTACTCAAAGATAAATCATGTTGGAGAagttcatttaaatttaattttgcaaAATAAGATAGAATCAAACTTTGATACAACCATACCTAAAGACTCAAATATAATGACATAATAACCacaagttttaaacaaaatgttGAACACAAGTGATTGATGAGCTTCTAATATACTATCCTAACAAATAACAAAAGATGAAGTGTCTGTTTGAATGTTTCTTTGAGGTTTGTCACACCCCAATGTGTTACGACAATGACTTTTCTAAAGCTACAAATTCTAACTTTTGAGTAATCACACCTTAGTTTCCTTCTTATCATCGTtccaaataacaaaaaaaaaaaaaaaaaaccaagaaaaaagcaaaaaaaaaaaatgccaaAACCCCAATGTGTTACGACAATGACTTTTCTAAAGCTACAAATTCTAACTTTTGAGTAATCACACCTTAGTTTCCTTCTTATCATCGTtccaaataacaaaaaaaaaaaaaaaaaaccatgaaGACAGCAAAGATAAAATATGCCAAATAAAGGACAGAGGAAGAAACACAGAGTGCAAAGAGGAGGAAGATGAATGGATAAAGGAATTTGTTGTACACAATTTTGGGATTTTGACATGGATGCGATGTAGTGGGGAAAGAGATTTTGATAGAAGGGGGACTATGTGAGATTAACCTGTTTTGAAAAGTGGGGGAGGTGCATAAGAATAGACGTCGGGTGCAAAAAGCAAACCCTACAATAAATATATGCCTATTGTGCATAAAATCACGGAAAAAAGTCCACTAACATTCCCATTTCCCACCACCCCATATGCACTTTGAAAGTATACCTCCGTAAAAACACTGTTTTTGCCATTCAGAAGAATACTTAAGAACAAAACACTAATTGTTTCAATCCAAAAGTATACTTCCGGGCACATATGAGATTATTTAGAAACGTTGGGGGAAAAGAAGCTCTCCACATTAAATCATATTCAGCCCATTACAGTCGTCAtcagtaatacaaaatattggcTGTCACCCTCtacataataatatttagacACATTGATAGTTACATAAATGACATGCCAAATTTATTTGACACATAAAGGAAGAAGAACTTGAACCCACACCTCTGGCTATAAACATGACAGTCACTCTCTTGTGCTCTCTTTTAACCATTCTAAATATTTGAGATTGCCTCCAGTGATGGGTAAGGAGATCACCTCTGGCACActaaaaaaaggataaaaggATGCGGTAAGAAGTATGCGAATGCACTATTGTCCATAAAGTACACCTTGATTCATTTCAATATGGATTCAGTGGCAAAGTTCTTGAGTCTTGGCGGATATGGtttaagttttaatttcttCAAGCTTTTCTTTTAGAATCAATTGGTAAATGCAACATTTTACAaagcaaatttaaatttaatggcAAGATTATTTTCTAGATATATATCAGCCTTACTCGTATTCATGATTTGCTTTGACATGCTCTGTCAGTGCTTCCAGAAGGGATTGCCTAGTCTTGATTATAAGAAGTTCCTCAGAATCAGTTTGGATCTGTCAGTTTGCACAAAGCTGGCAAAGTCAAAGCTAGAACAATACTTTCAagtttcaattaaataaaaaaactctaCAAGAGCATTAAAGCACACTAGAAAATAAGAACTTCTAATATTAGGATGGTGACATCTTTAAACAGAAGTTTCAATTCATATCACTAATATAGGTCTAAACATCATTCTTCATTTAAAGGAATATTGTAAACCATACCTTTCCCTCCCACTGATAGACTGACTCTATACCTGCATAATACATAATACTCATGGTTAAAAAGTCATACATGGGATGCAAGAAAAACACACAGAGACTGCCATAGAAAGTTAATAACTCCATCATACCAATTCACAAACTATTAAAAACATGAAGCTAAAATCATGAAACCAAAAAAACCTTTTTATTGAGTTGGGCTAAACATTAATTACTGATTAGGTAAGTAATTTTTCGCCAATGCTAAAACTAATTACTTATTAGGTTAACTGAGTTGTGctaaaaataagaagaagaaaaattaaaattagctaagacttttgattaaaaaaaaagtaaaaaatgtgttttttatttagaCCCGACGGACCAACCCGCCCCGTCAGCGCCTTTTTTTGGCAGGTTACACTTGGCGGACCAACTAGTAGCAGTGGTTGAAAATCTCGACTCTCGGACTCTCCCCCTTCAAAAAACGACAGGCTAAACAGGCCTACCTGTTATGCCATCCCTAATTTAATCATACTAGAATGATGGCAACAAATAAATAATCTCAAAAGTAATGATAGATGTCAATGAGTAGAGTTCATATGTGGCCAAAGCCATGTCAGAGGAGAAAAGTAATTCTGACAATGCCTCAAGGTAAATCTGTCTTTAGTTTACGGTTAAGCAACTACTATAGGCTAAGaaatggtaattaattaaaaaaaataacaaaagatGTTCAATTAGAGCATCgaatttcaattaataatttaatagaacCATGTTCAACTTTAGTGATTCAAGTAAACACAAATccaacaaaaattacaaaaacaattgACAAAATTTGTCCAACATATTCATAATGAAACAAGTTTTCTGGAAAATTAACACGGCACTATAAAAACACAGTGGAgtgaacaaaacaaaacaaaattgttaCCCGGTACCCTGTTGACACAAGCTGCAAGCTTCTCTGAGACAATGCTTTCAGCCAACTTCTTGCCTGCAGAACCAACAAGATGAAgatcaaatgaataaataattacatgattaaataaatgaatacgACCTGCTTCTTTGTTGGGAACAGTGACATATACAACGATGCTTGGAACAGTGGTGTTATTCGTATTCCCTTCCATTCTGATAGAGTGACTGCTCTTGAATGAAAACCTGCTACCTAATTTGGATCTGAAACAAAACGAATCAATTCAACAAAACAGAGAGAGGGAGCATAGAATAGAATAGAATACCGTAAAAGAGATTGAACGCACCCTGTTTTGAGAGCAGAAGAATACAAGGGAGTGCAGAGATTGGAGAATCCCAAAGTGAGCATGCAAAACGCGCCAACGAGGGGTAAACGACGTCGTAGCGTCGAGGATGAGGAGAAGAGTCTAGAAGTGAGTGTGGAAGTGGAGGAAGCCATTTTAGTTGAGAAAATTATAACCTGCTACGCGTCTCCATCAAGCCCCATTCTGCTCCTTTCCTTGATGCGTGGATATCAAGCCCTTGCTTGTGACACCTGTAATTAATATTTGCGGCCCATTCTCTAGCCCGCGACCCTTCgtctctttttcttctttttgggCTATCTAAATGGTCTATAGTGGACAAATAATCAAATACTACTCATTTAAGAtctgttttaatttaattggtttgttTCAGTTTTATTATATACATGTTATCAATTTTTTCAGTTTCAATATTCACATcgtatcttttaaaatacaaattctaaaatatatttattaaatggaCAAATGGAAGATTAAAATTGATACTCATTCTCTGCACTTTATAACAAGTGAtctatttagaagaagaaaaaaaatgttttaaaataaatgactctttaattttttttaattgtttttctcctattatatatttatgatatatatcaatattaataacaataatttaataaaaataatattttattttttatttatatatttttttaacatataaaataattcacTCATTGTAAAACTGAAATAAAATtggttgtattttttatttttttcttttacaacaTAGAAGTCTTAAACATAGAAGTCTTAATCTTGTTGGAAAAAATCtatatgatttaaaattttaatatttttaggtTGAATGATTTgtccaaattcaaattcatattctataaattaattatgataaaatttatcgtATCTTCTGAAACTAAAAAAGAATATTTCCTTCTTTACAGTATTTATCTAACTACTTAATTGATTGTTTATCCCATCTAATCGGTTATTGTTCAActtagttaatttaattaattttgattaaatcataatttattCTTCCAtcatttaatcaattaattaatcaacCTATCCATGAACTAGTAACCTTGATCAATTATTTAGTCAATCTAATCAATTAACTACTATCCTAATCAACTATCCATTTAACCTAATAGGTTTTACTAATCATCCAAATGACTAATCTAAAATATCTAATCGATTATTTAATCTTTCAATCGATTAACATATCATCATTATCGATTAACCTAACCGTTCAGTCTTACACCTAATTAATATGTTTTACTAATCATCCTAATTCATTATACCTAATGTTTCCTTCAGTCTTGCACTAACCCAATTGATTATCCTAATGAACCTGGCTGTTTATAATTGCGATTTTTGCAAAAACACTACAAAATCAAAGCAAATCACGTCCAACAATAATTAATCACCATCAAGAGAACATTATCAATTGTTTTAACCAcacattcaaaatttatcaacatcaTCGACTATATAAAATCATCAAATATCATCAACACCATTAATCATTCAGTACATCATTAGAGATTATCTCAATTTCACAAAAAACCTAGTTCATTGTAACACATAAATAGTGGTCATGCGAGACTTAAGAATAATAGAACATAGGACATatacttatataattttaaattaacaactataattatttattatactaAAAATTCAAACCCACTTTATACCTTCATTAATGAAAAcacgaataaaaaaaattgatcaaaagaaAGCTTCCTTGTTGTCTACACACCTTTAGAATTTTAATCACAGCAAGGATttagaaaaagtgttgtaattttgaagtataaaataaaaggttaaataagtatttagactttataaattttgaaattttacttttagccatatataaaaaaatcacttttttgagttcatacaaataattttaatctctatgaaatgttaaatatatttttgaataatttttttcaattatgtttagaacattataaaaaattcttctataaatatttagaattttttaaacattataaACTCAAATTGAAGATAACGAAAACATAaatctaaaaatcaaattttaaactcattttttatggataaaaaatgtatagtattttaaacacaattactataataaaaaaaaattaacagagATTAAATTTGCTTGcgtgataattttataaagattaaataatgtgattgtttttataaagactaaatatgagttttccaaattttatagaattaaaaatatatttaatcttataataaaatacaattaaattatgaatttatcgAATATAGttcaaatctaataaataacaaataatcaCTAGATGATTATCTACTTCTCTATGGTTCTATTGCCACAAACAGAAAAAATTATGTGAATTTTTagaatttcttaaaaaattgcAATCTTAAAGAAATTGGTGTCTTGTTTTTTACACAAATGGCAAATTTATAGGCTAGTATTTGGTTCTAATGATAAGCTAGggttttaaattcaaatatatacacaaaatagtggaaataagattttattgatTATGGTCtcggttaatttaatttatattactagTGACATGATAATTTTTCAGATATAAGAAAAACATGTAATTATTCATACATATTTGCAATAAATGAATGACGGATATATAATCAATTAGCATAAAGATTAATCAATTAAGATCAAGGATGACAAGATAACCCGCACTCGCGGGTACCCACTCAAACTCACTTGATTTGGACGTAAAAAACCGTTTTGATTGTACGCAGGTGTGGTGcgaattttcttcaaaattaaaatttgaaggcGGGTTTGGGGATGGTGATATCCAACCCCCACCTGAAACTGTTCCGCAAgtaatattaatgtaattttttaattttatatacatattgaatatacttaatatttttttaaatattaaaaattatatagaaattattttttaattttattattgtctaataatattattttattatattaattataatagctatgatttttaaatttataattatatatagatatatatatggATGAGGATGCGAGCGGAGAAACTCGAACTCAGTTGTGAACGGGGATGTGGACCTCCATTTTACATCCGAAATGAGTGCAGGTGCAGATTTTCCCCGATTAGTCGGGTGCGGAAGTGGAGGATGAAAAATTTGTCCATACCCCGTTGCCATCCCTAATTAAGATAACATGTCTAATCAATTAGTTGTTGCTAAATAATCATTAAATGGTTTTGGAGTGAAAGTGTAATTCAACAAGTTTGAGGTAAAGGTTAAAGAATTGAAAAACTCGAATTTAAATatgaagaaggaaaaaaatactaaaataataactaagcttaaaaaaaatcattaagtGATTTATAATTGTCATATATTGTTCTTTaagtttgtcaaaaaaaataatattgtaagtACTTATGTGGATGAGTTAAACTCATGTTGTTGATgtgatgatttatttattaggtgatcgataaatatttttatctgcGCTTGCTTGATGATTAGTAAATACTTTTATCAATGTTTATTGAATGATcaataaaatactttttatcaatttttattggaTGATCTATAAGTACTTTTGTCAGCATTCTTTGAATACCCCTAAATCAGATAAACTTTCGGAACTAAACTTCTagatgtaattattattgtttaaacATTCACACatctatcaaataaaaataaaatctaaaaataaatacataaaaatgcgGATGTTACACCATGTAGATCCATCTGAACACAAATCACTAACTCCTCCTTTAAATAAGATATTATTCCTCAAAATCCAAGTGCACTAGCAAGAAGCAAATTAGCATATCAAACTTTTCCATCTTTTTATGAGCTCTCCCTTTCACCGAATTTCTAAAAAGTGAGAAATGATCCTCACCAAATAACCCCTTTAAACCATCTTCAATCCGCATCCAACTAAAAATCTTCCCCTAATTAAACAATTATAGCAAAATATATGGTTTGTTCTTGAGTAACTGGTATGCATGTTTCTATATGATAATTTTGTTTCTCCACAatacaacaaatatatatagaaaaagaaaatattaatttatattacatttaaaattgaaaaagtaaTTCATTTATGGATTACAAATTGTGGAATGGATGAATTACAAAATCGTGGCTTGTACTGTAATATACAAAgtacacaataaaaaaattagattttgtattaaaaattgtaacacAAAATTCCAAAACAATTAATCtatacaaaaagaaatatgaaaattaagaaaaatattctaGATTTATTAATTTCTAAATACTAACCAATAACTAACACAGTAATAATATCTAAatgtttttccttttaattttgaatattttatgtttacTGAAACTTAATTGCACAATGTTACAAACCCAACCACTAATCGATTATTATTACATGCAGTGACAAAACAACccaatttaatatttcaatttcaatattttcatataaagattaaaaaaaaaaaagcgacgtgttaaaaaacattttatcatcaatattttttatgtcaatttAGGTGGAAGCTAAGGACAAACTATAAACCCgatttaaatataagaaaaatactaatgattatttttgttaagagaataaatataaaaatattatattaaaaaattgtgtattcaagttcttttttttttataccaaCTAGTACTACAAAtcaaattattcatttattcataaCTATTATTAAATGAATCTACTAATTCCAAGAGGAAGAATCAACGGAAAAACTAcaacaatttaattatatattaaatttatacattatttttaaatattagaaaatacTCTTATTTTATTAGGGACGTTTTTGCTTCAATAACTTACAAACTTTTACGTAAGGATACTTGAGGTTTTGTCGtgttaattgaaaataaaatgttgtTAAATTGTGGGTTTGGCCCCTTGTGGATATGCTTAAATGTAACATTTATGCAGTATTAGTTAATGACTCTGTAGGAATTGATATGTGTTTTtgtaataaatatgaatattttatcaaaGACAAAAATTGCATCTATAGGCAAATGTTtgaggtttttatttttatttttttaatagaactAATACTTGAAGTTAGAGAAAGAGATATGTAATTTAGTATGGCTATTGCATAGATGAATGAgttgaatattaataatgttatatttaatattgaatactctacaattttatatttgcactttaatattttaaccttaatatttttttggaattacattaatattcttaattttgtatattgaacactctaaaattttatatttcgaCCTTAGGTTTGGAGTAAATAGTCAAATAACAAGTTTTTTCTACTGATTATGTGACAGTGGTTCCAGCCAACTAGACGCACCCCTATCAAATGTAAGAATTTTGATGTTAAGGTTTTGTAATTTTAGGGAATCAACCAATTTTTAGATTTGAACATAGCCTACAAAAACATTAAGACAACTCTAGTTTTACCATTTTGAATTCTACTCGAGTGATAAgcttttttttcaaattaaacttGTTAGTTGAGTTTACTATGAGACAATCTAATGTAGTAGCACATGTGTTAGTTAGTTAGAACGACTCTATGTAGAACTAGTTCTcaggattttaattttaatgttacgtttaattgtgttattcatgacattttaaatggaatgatattattttgtttccTTAAGAAAATGTATATATGATGAGTTATATGAGTATAAAGGCTCCTTTTTTGTGTGGATAAAGAAAAGGTCGAATAATTGTcataaatattacttttaatgaagataattttttatgtaaaaatgaagaaaatttattttctcctaACTTGTTTTTGTCTTTCTACAATTTTATATATTCTCTTTACATTCAAACGTCAATTTAtgtgaaaaatatttagttGTATTTTTGCAAATTAATGTTGTgcttggattttttttattaagtatgcATTTGTATAACTAGCCCCTTGATTTATTATGTTGGTTCCACACCCTGCtaacaataatataaattatctaaTAATGAAGTCCTCGTATTAACAATGAGAGGTGAACTCATTCTCTTGTTAGGTATGGAAAAA from Cicer arietinum cultivar CDC Frontier isolate Library 1 chromosome 5, Cicar.CDCFrontier_v2.0, whole genome shotgun sequence carries:
- the LOC101504708 gene encoding protein CutA, chloroplastic, encoding MASSTSTLTSRLFSSSSTLRRRLPLVGAFCMLTLGFSNLCTPLYSSALKTGSKLGSRFSFKSSHSIRMEGNTNNTTVPSIVVYVTVPNKEAGKKLAESIVSEKLAACVNRVPGIESVYQWEGKIQTDSEELLIIKTRQSLLEALTEHVKANHEYDVPEVISLPITGGNLKYLEWLKESTRE